A window of Streptomyces gilvosporeus contains these coding sequences:
- a CDS encoding alpha/beta fold hydrolase, producing the protein MLGAIATASAAVLTAPAAGLLGYRQLKRTANAKRLRITTPNGIDESGFVRIGGIDQWVSIRGEDRNNPVILEILGGPGASNLIFIPRTRDWERHFTIVRWDMRGAGFTFAATGPAEQGEMRLDRLYHDSLEVTEHIRARLGVAKVLLVANSFGTVLGLRLARNHPELYAAYVGTDQNVIAGGRERSAYHALVARLRQANKEKELTAVLAMGADKAAWSVEQQSQYNKLVLTTDPLSYDTMKTVVIRSLWFSPLHTLRGLRAYLKAMTFSESLARETVAIDEWAEGTTFPLPFFIFQGDGDVLTPPGPAKQLFDDVTAPVKDFALIQNASHFASFRHPDQFLDLMLTKVRPVVTGEPITG; encoded by the coding sequence ATGCTTGGTGCCATAGCCACCGCATCCGCCGCCGTCCTCACCGCTCCGGCCGCCGGACTCCTGGGCTACCGGCAGCTCAAGCGCACCGCCAACGCCAAGCGGCTGCGCATCACCACCCCGAACGGCATCGACGAGTCCGGGTTCGTCCGCATCGGCGGCATCGACCAGTGGGTCTCCATCCGCGGCGAGGACCGCAACAACCCGGTGATCCTGGAGATCCTCGGCGGCCCCGGGGCGTCCAACCTCATCTTCATCCCCCGCACCCGCGACTGGGAGCGGCACTTCACGATCGTGCGCTGGGACATGCGCGGTGCCGGCTTCACCTTCGCTGCCACCGGCCCCGCAGAGCAGGGCGAGATGCGTCTCGACCGGCTCTACCACGACTCCCTGGAGGTCACCGAGCACATCCGCGCCCGGCTCGGCGTGGCGAAGGTCCTCCTGGTTGCCAATTCCTTCGGCACCGTCCTCGGTCTGCGCCTGGCCCGCAACCACCCCGAGCTGTACGCCGCCTATGTCGGCACCGACCAGAACGTCATCGCCGGCGGGCGCGAACGCTCGGCCTACCACGCACTCGTGGCACGACTCCGGCAGGCGAACAAGGAGAAGGAGCTGACCGCCGTCCTCGCCATGGGCGCCGACAAGGCGGCATGGAGTGTCGAGCAGCAGTCGCAGTACAACAAGCTCGTCCTCACCACCGACCCGCTGTCCTACGACACCATGAAGACCGTGGTGATCCGCTCACTGTGGTTCTCGCCGCTCCACACGCTGCGTGGCCTGCGCGCCTACCTGAAGGCCATGACCTTCTCCGAGTCGCTCGCGCGCGAAACCGTCGCCATCGACGAGTGGGCCGAAGGCACCACGTTCCCACTCCCCTTCTTCATCTTCCAAGGCGACGGCGACGTCCTCACCCCGCCCGGACCGGCCAAGCAGCTCTTCGACGACGTCACCGCCCCGGTCAAGGACTTCGCACTCATCCAGAACGCCAGCCACTTCGCGTCATTCCGCCACCCCGACCAGTTCCTCGACCTGATGCTCACCAAGGTCCGCCCGGTAGTCACCGGCGAACCGATCACCGGGTGA
- the add gene encoding adenosine deaminase: MRDLRLLPKAHLHTHLESTVRPHTIRELGGEPPAQDRPFHHFREFADQRAAVRDLLREYRHFRRIAEEFCEDEAAQGVRYAEVTFTAAAHGERLEDPEMPLEAVLEGLALGAERYGIQTRVILDHSRRRSTERLWRSLKLATRHAQVVAIGVAGDEAYPAAPFGEVFQVAREAGLHLVHHAGETAGPASVWEALTVGHAERIGHGICVLEDPDLVSELRARRVPLEVCPSSNVLLGLVPSLTEHPLPRLIEAGLTVTLNTDGETPLLAEYQRVRETFGYGDTELASLARSTVDASFAPALLKAQISDEIDRWLQDRPASSDCAASPPASV, translated from the coding sequence GTGAGAGATCTTCGCCTGTTGCCCAAGGCCCATCTGCATACCCACCTGGAAAGTACGGTGCGTCCCCACACCATTCGCGAGCTGGGAGGCGAGCCGCCTGCTCAGGATCGACCCTTTCACCACTTCCGCGAGTTCGCCGACCAGCGGGCCGCGGTTCGCGACCTGCTGCGTGAGTATCGGCATTTCCGGCGTATCGCTGAGGAGTTCTGCGAGGACGAGGCGGCACAGGGGGTCCGCTACGCGGAGGTCACCTTCACCGCGGCCGCTCACGGCGAGCGCCTGGAGGATCCGGAGATGCCGCTGGAAGCGGTGCTGGAGGGACTGGCCCTCGGCGCGGAGCGGTACGGGATCCAGACCCGGGTGATCCTGGACCATTCGCGCCGACGCTCGACCGAACGGCTGTGGCGCAGCCTCAAGTTGGCCACCCGCCACGCGCAGGTGGTCGCCATCGGCGTTGCGGGAGACGAGGCCTACCCGGCGGCACCCTTTGGCGAGGTGTTCCAAGTCGCTCGCGAGGCGGGCCTGCACCTGGTGCACCACGCAGGGGAGACGGCCGGCCCGGCCAGCGTGTGGGAGGCATTGACCGTGGGGCATGCGGAGCGGATCGGTCACGGCATCTGCGTGCTGGAAGACCCCGATCTGGTCTCCGAGTTGCGTGCACGCCGTGTCCCGCTGGAGGTCTGCCCCTCCTCCAACGTCCTGCTCGGGCTGGTGCCGTCGCTGACGGAACACCCCTTGCCGCGCCTGATCGAGGCCGGTTTGACGGTCACCCTGAACACCGATGGTGAGACGCCGCTGTTGGCTGAGTACCAGCGCGTTCGGGAGACCTTTGGGTACGGCGACACCGAGCTGGCGAGTCTGGCCCGCTCCACGGTCGACGCCAGCTTCGCTCCTGCATTGCTGAAGGCACAGATCAGTGACGAGATCGATCGCTGGCTGCAGGATCGGCCTGCGAGT
- a CDS encoding snapalysin family zinc-dependent metalloprotease, which produces MIKRIVALAAIVPTMLSTPVGVASAYPAPHATAAVVTLTYDASHAGKWADSIKQAVKNWNDAVHNVRLVPTSTPGSADYVYEATSGWPQTTLGPIFPGGNGDVQLGQQAVDQGYDVTRITAHETGHILGLPDHYSGPCSELMSGHGPGTSCKNAKPNAAEAAQVDKNYSSGTLAVRPHHHQVVIDIWSGRVPTASR; this is translated from the coding sequence ATGATCAAGCGAATAGTCGCCCTGGCGGCAATTGTCCCGACCATGCTGAGCACTCCGGTCGGCGTCGCTTCGGCGTACCCCGCGCCGCATGCGACCGCGGCTGTGGTCACCCTGACCTACGACGCCAGCCATGCCGGTAAGTGGGCGGACTCGATCAAGCAGGCCGTGAAGAACTGGAACGACGCGGTGCACAACGTGCGCCTGGTGCCGACGAGCACCCCCGGCTCGGCCGACTACGTCTACGAGGCGACCAGCGGCTGGCCGCAGACCACATTGGGGCCGATCTTCCCCGGTGGCAACGGTGACGTGCAGCTGGGCCAGCAAGCGGTGGACCAGGGCTACGACGTGACCCGGATCACAGCGCACGAAACCGGGCACATCCTCGGGCTGCCCGACCACTACAGCGGCCCGTGCTCGGAGCTCATGTCCGGCCACGGCCCCGGCACGTCCTGCAAGAACGCCAAGCCGAACGCGGCCGAGGCGGCGCAGGTCGACAAGAACTACTCCTCCGGCACGTTGGCGGTGCGCCCGCATCACCACCAGGTGGTGATCGACATCTGGTCCGGCCGGGTGCCCACCGCCTCGCGCTGA
- a CDS encoding alpha-ketoglutarate-dependent dioxygenase AlkB, with protein MSAHIDCLPCFGPVIAAISLGSGCLMDFTDPEDGAKLGVPLAPGSLLVMTGPARYTWRHAIAPRKSDPGPTGRVPRGRRVSVTFRTLLHPDQ; from the coding sequence ATCAGCGCCCACATTGACTGCCTGCCCTGCTTCGGTCCGGTCATCGCCGCGATCTCACTGGGCTCCGGCTGCCTCATGGATTTCACCGATCCCGAGGACGGCGCGAAGCTGGGAGTCCCGCTCGCACCAGGCAGCCTGCTGGTCATGACCGGGCCAGCCCGCTACACCTGGCGCCATGCCATCGCCCCGCGCAAGAGCGATCCCGGACCCACCGGGCGTGTCCCACGCGGCCGACGTGTGTCGGTGACCTTCCGCACTCTGCTGCATCCCGACCAATAG
- a CDS encoding phospholipase D-like domain-containing protein, translating to MNDQQPTTTFTRDGLSVFFESKRCELNADLGKHLADFIAGTQRNLDVAIYDLREPAVLEALKSAADRGIALRLLYDAGPAQHGGPTADPKPGTTGEAINQAGLADHATPYPEHAGKLMHNKFLIRDNATVWTGSANFTVGGLTLQDNNCLTVSSSDLAAVYSAEFEALLAAAPDALTATPATSISVDGVQIETQFEPQAGERIEDRVIAAMNGATRLRMAAFLLSDPGILQALADLNEAGADLAGVYDPGGMADARHSGHLDPALFWFMDDPRFAAAPSHPFTPGKEQDFMHNKVLVIDGQTVVTGSYNFSEHAETNAENALILTDPGLATAYEAYINTLLTTYR from the coding sequence ATGAATGATCAGCAGCCTACGACTACATTTACTCGCGACGGGTTGTCGGTGTTTTTTGAATCCAAGCGCTGTGAGCTGAACGCCGACCTTGGCAAGCACCTGGCTGATTTCATCGCCGGTACCCAGCGCAACCTCGACGTGGCAATCTACGACTTGCGTGAGCCTGCGGTGTTGGAGGCATTGAAGAGCGCCGCCGACCGCGGCATCGCCTTGCGGTTGCTGTATGACGCTGGCCCGGCCCAGCATGGTGGTCCGACCGCCGACCCCAAGCCTGGGACCACTGGCGAGGCGATCAACCAGGCGGGTCTTGCAGACCATGCCACCCCCTACCCGGAACATGCTGGGAAGTTGATGCACAACAAGTTCCTCATCCGTGACAACGCCACGGTCTGGACAGGGTCGGCGAATTTCACCGTTGGCGGCCTGACCTTGCAGGACAACAACTGCCTGACTGTCAGCAGCTCCGACCTGGCGGCCGTCTACAGCGCCGAATTCGAAGCTCTCCTAGCCGCCGCACCCGACGCGCTCACTGCCACCCCCGCGACCTCAATCTCCGTCGACGGCGTGCAGATCGAGACTCAGTTCGAGCCTCAGGCCGGCGAACGCATCGAAGACCGCGTGATCGCTGCCATGAACGGCGCCACTCGGCTGCGAATGGCCGCATTCCTGCTCTCTGATCCGGGCATCCTGCAAGCCCTGGCCGACCTCAACGAAGCAGGTGCTGACCTGGCGGGCGTCTATGACCCGGGCGGCATGGCTGATGCCCGCCACAGCGGCCACCTGGACCCCGCTTTGTTCTGGTTCATGGATGATCCCCGCTTCGCCGCCGCGCCCAGCCACCCCTTCACACCTGGCAAGGAACAAGACTTCATGCACAACAAGGTCCTGGTCATCGATGGCCAAACAGTCGTGACCGGCTCCTACAACTTCTCCGAACATGCCGAAACCAACGCCGAAAATGCCCTCATCCTCACAGATCCCGGCCTCGCTACCGCTTACGAGGCTTACATCAACACGCTTCTGACCACCTACCGGTAA
- a CDS encoding class I SAM-dependent methyltransferase, translating to MTDEQERVQPSGVWATAVGVARVRALESERENALFRDPLAQAFATAGGLWPSSPPLPDDEAARRRRLAVAFSIVIRTKFLDDLLQQASASGVRQVVLLGAGMDSRAFRMDWPEGTRLFEVDTAAPLDFKASVLRQERAVARCERITVAVDLREDWPGALAAAGHDPAVPTVWIAEGLLIYLPEEAVELLLARISAQSAAGSWMGLTLGSRGVIERFSADAVPGSAASMWVSEMPDDPVGWLAGHGWEADSHTLRERAAAYGRPISTPPQGEERPGGLVSAVRR from the coding sequence GTGACTGATGAGCAGGAGCGGGTGCAGCCGTCGGGAGTGTGGGCCACGGCGGTGGGGGTGGCCAGGGTGCGGGCGCTGGAGAGTGAGCGGGAGAACGCGCTGTTCCGCGACCCACTGGCACAGGCCTTCGCCACCGCCGGCGGCCTATGGCCCTCCTCGCCACCGCTGCCCGATGACGAGGCCGCGCGCCGCCGCCGGCTGGCCGTGGCGTTCTCCATCGTCATCAGGACGAAATTCCTCGACGACCTGTTGCAGCAGGCCTCCGCGTCCGGGGTCCGGCAGGTCGTGCTGCTCGGCGCCGGCATGGACAGCCGGGCCTTCCGGATGGACTGGCCCGAGGGCACCCGGCTGTTCGAGGTCGACACCGCCGCGCCACTGGACTTCAAGGCTTCGGTGCTGCGCCAGGAGCGGGCCGTCGCACGCTGCGAGCGGATCACCGTCGCGGTGGATCTGCGTGAGGACTGGCCAGGCGCGCTGGCCGCCGCAGGGCACGACCCGGCGGTGCCGACCGTGTGGATCGCCGAAGGACTGCTGATCTATCTGCCCGAGGAGGCGGTGGAGTTGCTGCTGGCCCGGATCAGCGCGCAGTCGGCGGCAGGCAGTTGGATGGGGCTGACGTTGGGCTCGCGCGGCGTGATCGAGCGCTTCAGCGCGGACGCCGTGCCGGGATCGGCGGCGTCCATGTGGGTCTCGGAGATGCCCGACGACCCGGTGGGCTGGCTGGCCGGGCACGGCTGGGAGGCCGACAGCCACACACTGCGCGAGCGCGCTGCTGCCTACGGCCGCCCGATCAGCACCCCGCCGCAGGGCGAGGAGCGGCCCGGCGGACTGGTCTCCGCGGTCCGCCGGTAG
- a CDS encoding DnaB-like helicase C-terminal domain-containing protein, whose product MSNQLFTGLSDFDALAGPLPAGKVTVVAGRPSVGTSAFALTVARHNLAEGRTVAFINYQVAHDSLMGNFLAAESFTNVDRWETPKERRMVRLKRASESLQESRLWTWTPAPDRLLSPFKVPEPPTPSPSTSRRCAAPSTEPSSSAPSSLPPWNWRNWKGCCVSAWK is encoded by the coding sequence GTGTCCAACCAGCTGTTCACCGGCCTGTCCGACTTCGACGCCCTGGCCGGCCCCTTACCTGCCGGGAAGGTCACGGTCGTCGCCGGGAGACCGTCCGTCGGCACCAGCGCCTTCGCCCTCACCGTGGCCCGGCACAACCTCGCCGAAGGGCGCACGGTGGCGTTCATCAACTACCAAGTCGCGCACGACAGCCTGATGGGGAACTTCCTCGCAGCCGAGTCCTTCACCAACGTCGACAGGTGGGAAACACCCAAGGAGAGGCGCATGGTGCGGCTCAAGCGAGCAAGCGAATCCCTCCAGGAATCGCGCCTGTGGACCTGGACACCAGCGCCCGACCGACTGCTCTCGCCATTCAAGGTTCCCGAGCCACCCACACCGTCCCCATCGACGTCACGACGATGCGCCGCACCATCGACCGAGCCCTCGTCCTCCGCTCCAAGCAGCTTGCCCCCATGGAACTGGAGGAACTGGAAGGGCTGCTGCGTGTCCGCATGGAAGTGA
- a CDS encoding TetR/AcrR family transcriptional regulator, with product MLPTAVEWEGRMAKEKARDLRARIALLWGEQDRPTRGPKPSLTPHRIAEAAVALADAEGLDAVSMSRVAAEFDVSAMALYRYVPGKDELVELMVESITAQAPDLSAAGDGWRPQIAEWARQSAKIYRAHPWLLAATAMRRQLMGPNQLGWLDAALAALEPTGLSASQQHRIFVLVAGLVRTHAEQSVDFDEEHNQEWNRLTGELLERHAARFPALTNAIAAGAFAPDTVDPLEFGLDRILDGVQTLIDHA from the coding sequence GTGCTGCCGACCGCTGTCGAGTGGGAGGGCCGCATGGCCAAGGAGAAGGCGCGTGACCTGCGCGCGCGTATCGCGCTGCTGTGGGGAGAGCAGGACCGGCCGACCCGAGGGCCCAAGCCGAGCCTCACCCCCCACCGCATCGCCGAGGCGGCCGTGGCGCTCGCTGACGCCGAGGGTCTGGATGCCGTGTCCATGAGCAGGGTCGCCGCCGAGTTCGATGTCTCGGCGATGGCCCTGTACCGCTACGTGCCCGGCAAGGACGAACTGGTCGAGCTGATGGTCGAGTCGATCACCGCCCAGGCCCCTGACCTGTCGGCGGCGGGAGACGGCTGGCGGCCCCAGATCGCGGAGTGGGCCCGTCAGTCCGCGAAGATCTACCGGGCCCACCCCTGGCTACTGGCGGCCACCGCGATGCGCCGTCAGCTCATGGGCCCCAACCAGCTCGGCTGGCTGGACGCGGCACTCGCGGCCCTGGAACCGACCGGGCTGTCGGCGTCCCAGCAGCATCGGATCTTCGTGCTCGTCGCCGGCCTCGTGCGCACCCACGCAGAGCAGTCGGTCGACTTCGACGAGGAGCACAACCAGGAGTGGAACCGCCTCACCGGCGAACTGCTCGAGCGGCACGCCGCACGGTTCCCCGCCCTGACCAACGCCATTGCCGCAGGCGCCTTCGCACCCGACACCGTCGACCCCCTGGAGTTCGGCCTCGACCGCATCCTCGACGGCGTTCAGACCCTCATCGACCACGCCTAG
- a CDS encoding quinone oxidoreductase family protein translates to MRAVEFQEYGGPEVLRIVEAPTPEPGPGQVTIDAVWAGVNFADVKARANGYRVASLPHRPGLDVSGRIRAVGEGVEGLRVGQEVAALVDGGGYAEVVLAEAATVFPLPDGLDLRTAATLPTVLPTAYALVHEVGRLRAGESVLVHGAAGGVGTAVGQLARAAGAGAVYGVASSDAKADYALKHGYDEVFRPDTFETDVRRATGGRGVDLVLDPVGGDTLRRGLEALAVFGRLVSFGNAGGAEPWRAGQDELYAQGRSVGGFSALALAQSAPDALRALTERALRTVCDGAVVLPVTAEFPLSDAADAHQLIGGRTSTGKLLLRITD, encoded by the coding sequence ATGCGCGCGGTCGAGTTCCAGGAGTACGGCGGTCCCGAGGTACTGCGGATCGTCGAGGCCCCGACGCCCGAGCCGGGGCCGGGCCAGGTGACCATCGATGCCGTCTGGGCGGGAGTGAACTTCGCGGACGTGAAGGCGCGTGCCAACGGGTACCGAGTGGCGTCGCTGCCCCACCGTCCGGGCTTGGACGTCTCCGGGCGCATCCGGGCGGTCGGGGAGGGCGTCGAGGGTCTGCGGGTGGGTCAGGAGGTCGCCGCGCTCGTCGACGGCGGCGGCTACGCCGAGGTCGTGCTCGCGGAGGCCGCGACGGTCTTCCCGTTGCCCGACGGGCTGGACCTGCGGACCGCGGCCACGCTGCCGACCGTGCTGCCGACCGCGTACGCCCTGGTCCACGAGGTGGGGCGACTGCGGGCCGGGGAAAGCGTGCTGGTGCACGGCGCGGCGGGAGGCGTCGGCACGGCGGTCGGGCAACTGGCCCGGGCGGCGGGCGCCGGCGCGGTGTACGGGGTGGCCTCCAGCGACGCCAAGGCCGACTACGCACTCAAGCACGGCTACGACGAGGTGTTCCGGCCCGACACCTTCGAAACGGACGTCCGCCGGGCGACCGGCGGCAGGGGCGTCGACCTGGTCCTGGACCCGGTGGGCGGCGACACACTGCGCCGCGGCCTGGAGGCACTGGCCGTCTTCGGGCGCCTGGTGTCCTTCGGCAACGCCGGCGGCGCCGAGCCCTGGCGGGCCGGGCAGGACGAGCTGTACGCGCAGGGCCGCTCCGTCGGGGGCTTCTCCGCGCTCGCCCTCGCCCAGTCCGCCCCCGACGCCCTGCGTGCGCTCACCGAACGCGCCCTGCGCACCGTCTGCGACGGAGCGGTCGTCCTTCCCGTCACCGCCGAGTTCCCCCTCTCGGACGCGGCCGACGCACACCAGCTCATCGGCGGACGCACGTCCACCGGCAAGCTGCTGCTGCGCATCACCGACTGA
- a CDS encoding DUF4232 domain-containing protein, translating to MRTSRIRTATLAAVTAVLALGLTACGGADGGSKAAGADNAAGSAQSRSASNGDGKGGAERAFSAGDAKEGARSTTASGGKGKVTSQGTTAGTRQCRGDEMLLTAVHRFAGQQGDHLLVTASNEGTKPCWVTSYPAVKLGGDVDGAALPHAKKDNPGGDKHITLQPGGKAYSAVNLFDYGSKNHTAQSFALALRGADGHDGPFYSVDIKGDKPQFSWNEADVLNWNTKKPYDF from the coding sequence ATGCGTACTTCCCGGATTCGTACCGCCACCCTGGCCGCCGTCACCGCCGTGCTGGCGCTGGGCCTGACCGCCTGCGGCGGCGCCGACGGCGGCTCGAAGGCGGCGGGCGCCGACAACGCCGCCGGTTCCGCGCAGAGCCGGTCCGCGTCCAACGGGGACGGCAAGGGTGGCGCGGAGCGGGCCTTCAGCGCCGGTGACGCCAAGGAGGGCGCACGCTCGACGACCGCCTCGGGTGGGAAGGGCAAGGTCACGAGCCAGGGCACGACGGCCGGCACTCGGCAGTGCCGCGGCGACGAGATGCTGCTCACCGCTGTGCACCGGTTCGCCGGGCAGCAGGGCGACCATCTGCTGGTCACCGCGTCGAACGAGGGCACCAAGCCATGCTGGGTGACCTCGTACCCGGCTGTGAAGCTCGGCGGCGACGTCGACGGCGCCGCACTGCCGCACGCGAAGAAGGACAACCCGGGCGGCGACAAGCACATCACGCTCCAGCCCGGCGGCAAGGCATACAGCGCGGTGAACCTCTTCGACTACGGCTCGAAGAACCACACGGCGCAGTCGTTCGCCCTGGCGCTGCGCGGCGCGGACGGTCACGACGGACCCTTCTATTCCGTTGACATCAAGGGCGACAAGCCGCAGTTCAGCTGGAACGAGGCCGACGTGCTGAACTGGAACACCAAGAAGCCGTACGACTTCTGA
- a CDS encoding ArsR/SmtB family transcription factor has translation MSDQAECGGHRAAPVHTHPDDVPLLTALSALADPVRIQLVRDLASHPDWALSCSNFDVPVGRAAKSHHFSVLRDAGLVEQRDQGPKRLNRLRREEFDARFPGLLDLTLRADDAE, from the coding sequence ATGTCGGACCAGGCTGAATGCGGAGGGCACCGTGCGGCGCCCGTGCACACGCACCCCGACGATGTCCCGCTTCTCACCGCTCTGTCCGCGCTCGCGGATCCCGTACGCATCCAGTTGGTCCGCGACCTGGCGAGCCACCCCGACTGGGCGCTCAGCTGCAGCAACTTCGACGTACCGGTCGGCCGGGCCGCAAAGAGCCACCACTTCTCGGTCCTGCGCGACGCCGGTCTGGTCGAGCAGCGCGACCAGGGCCCCAAACGGCTCAACCGGCTGCGCCGCGAGGAGTTCGACGCCCGCTTCCCCGGTCTCCTGGACCTCACCCTCCGCGCCGACGACGCCGAATAG
- a CDS encoding MFS transporter → MSASSLAPSYAAVLRTRYACRTFGAALLGRLSYGMVSLSLLLAIKEATNSYAVAGTVMALFGLTSVFLSPTRAGLVDRYGPRRVLLPMAAAYALLLTGLAFATSWPGTSGILLGVLAVPAGACTPPLGPVMRTLWSGLVPERRLLQRAYSLDTVAEELLFVTGPLLVGMLARVAAPWAGLAVSAALVLTGSLALISSPAVRGWVGRQKAPAGPAPSEGLVDGVESAPLRRRLLQGGPGLRQAIAVSAAVGMCLGAFDLLVIAFADEQQEPEAVAWVLAALSGGSAIGGLVYGAVSWRASSRLRLAVVAAALGLTLAATGLSPHPYVLIAWAALGGLFVAPAITTAYLIADECASPATRTTAGAWVNTAFNAGSAGATAATGLAVGRLPLPVCFALAAAPVVLSAATALHRSRRPAPNTAALLELEAGRTPDAERQASVIG, encoded by the coding sequence ATGTCTGCGTCTTCTCTCGCACCTTCGTATGCGGCTGTGCTGCGCACCCGTTACGCCTGCCGCACGTTCGGTGCGGCATTGCTGGGTCGGCTTTCCTACGGAATGGTCTCCTTGTCGCTGTTGCTGGCGATCAAAGAGGCCACCAACTCCTATGCCGTAGCCGGCACCGTCATGGCTCTGTTCGGGCTGACCAGTGTCTTTCTCTCGCCGACCCGTGCTGGTCTGGTCGACCGCTATGGGCCGCGCCGAGTTCTGCTCCCCATGGCCGCTGCCTACGCACTGTTGCTGACCGGGCTGGCCTTCGCGACCTCGTGGCCAGGTACATCAGGAATTCTGCTGGGGGTCTTGGCGGTTCCCGCCGGCGCGTGTACGCCGCCGCTCGGCCCGGTGATGCGGACGTTGTGGAGCGGCTTGGTTCCCGAACGGCGGCTGCTGCAGCGTGCGTACAGTCTGGACACGGTCGCCGAGGAACTCCTCTTCGTCACAGGACCGCTGCTGGTGGGAATGCTGGCGCGAGTCGCGGCGCCATGGGCCGGACTTGCAGTGAGCGCCGCACTCGTCTTGACCGGCTCACTCGCCCTGATCTCGTCTCCTGCGGTCCGCGGATGGGTTGGTCGTCAGAAGGCTCCCGCCGGGCCGGCGCCGTCCGAGGGACTCGTCGACGGCGTGGAATCCGCCCCGTTGCGCCGGCGACTGCTGCAAGGCGGCCCCGGCCTGCGTCAGGCGATCGCCGTCTCAGCCGCGGTGGGCATGTGCCTGGGAGCGTTCGATCTGCTTGTGATCGCCTTCGCTGACGAACAGCAAGAACCTGAGGCGGTTGCCTGGGTCCTGGCAGCGCTGTCCGGGGGCAGTGCAATCGGCGGCCTGGTCTATGGCGCCGTCTCATGGCGTGCCTCAAGCAGGCTGCGGCTAGCGGTCGTTGCGGCGGCCCTGGGGCTGACCCTGGCCGCGACGGGGCTTTCCCCCCATCCCTACGTGCTCATCGCGTGGGCAGCGCTCGGCGGACTGTTCGTAGCCCCCGCTATCACCACCGCCTACCTGATCGCCGATGAGTGCGCCAGTCCGGCCACCCGCACCACAGCGGGCGCATGGGTCAACACCGCTTTCAACGCCGGTTCGGCGGGAGCAACAGCCGCCACCGGTCTAGCGGTGGGCCGCCTCCCCCTACCTGTGTGCTTCGCACTTGCCGCAGCCCCGGTCGTGTTGTCCGCGGCAACAGCCCTGCACCGGTCCCGTCGGCCTGCCCCCAACACCGCCGCCCTGCTCGAACTCGAAGCGGGACGGACACCGGACGCGGAACGGCAGGCATCGGTCATCGGATGA
- a CDS encoding DIP1984 family protein, whose product MKLAEALAERAEATRRVEQLRARVVSSARYQEGETPAEDAAQLLAEAGEVLNALETLIRRINRTNATVEMGPDGTLTDALARRDVLRLRHSVVTAAADAAAGKGERGYGRQLRSELMMLSALPVAELRGQADALAREIREVDVRIQRTNWEVDLLD is encoded by the coding sequence GTGAAGCTTGCTGAGGCACTGGCAGAACGTGCGGAGGCGACGCGCCGTGTGGAACAGCTGCGAGCGCGCGTCGTCAGCAGTGCGCGGTACCAGGAAGGGGAGACACCCGCCGAGGACGCAGCTCAGCTGTTGGCTGAGGCCGGTGAGGTGCTGAACGCTCTGGAAACGCTGATTCGGCGGATCAACCGGACCAATGCCACCGTGGAGATGGGTCCGGACGGCACACTCACCGATGCCCTCGCCCGCCGGGACGTCCTGCGGTTGCGTCACTCCGTGGTCACCGCAGCGGCGGACGCGGCGGCGGGTAAGGGCGAGCGGGGATACGGCCGGCAGCTTCGGTCCGAGTTGATGATGCTTTCCGCGCTTCCGGTCGCGGAACTACGCGGTCAGGCGGATGCACTCGCCCGGGAGATCCGCGAGGTCGATGTGCGGATCCAGCGTACGAACTGGGAGGTCGATCTGCTGGATTGA